The following coding sequences are from one Halanaerobiaceae bacterium ANBcell28 window:
- the yihA gene encoding ribosome biogenesis GTP-binding protein YihA/YsxC, whose protein sequence is MKVKSPQFVTSAFDYKGYPEHNFLEIAFSGRSNVGKSSMINKLLNRKKLARTSAQPGRTQSINFFNIDEKFFLVDLPGYGFAKVPKKVKDEWGKLINGYLHNRPNLAGVVQIVDARHKPSKDDQMMVEWLLAAGFPTLIVATKVDKISKSQRAKQEKIIRHTLGLDYDNPFCFFSAKTGEGDGRVSSFILGLLE, encoded by the coding sequence ATGAAAGTTAAATCTCCCCAATTTGTAACAAGTGCGTTTGATTATAAAGGTTATCCAGAGCATAATTTTCTTGAAATTGCTTTTTCAGGAAGGTCTAATGTTGGTAAATCGTCTATGATAAATAAACTTTTAAATCGCAAAAAGCTTGCCAGGACTAGCGCTCAGCCTGGTAGGACTCAAAGTATAAACTTTTTTAATATAGATGAGAAGTTCTTTCTTGTTGATTTACCTGGATACGGCTTTGCGAAAGTACCGAAAAAAGTTAAAGACGAATGGGGTAAATTGATAAATGGTTATCTTCATAATCGTCCTAATCTAGCGGGTGTTGTACAGATAGTTGATGCAAGGCATAAACCTAGTAAAGATGACCAGATGATGGTTGAATGGCTTTTAGCAGCTGGTTTTCCTACTTTAATAGTTGCTACTAAGGTTGATAAAATTTCTAAATCCCAGAGGGCCAAGCAGGAAAAAATAATTAGACATACCTTGGGTTTGGATTATGATAATCCATTTTGCTTTTTTTCTGCAAAAACTGGTGAAGGAGATGGAAGGGTAAGCAGTTTTATATTAGGTCTATTAGAATAG